Proteins from a single region of Gordonia hongkongensis:
- a CDS encoding pirin family protein: MVFTVFRGDDRPVTATDWLTSRHCFSFGDHYDPSNTHFGALLAVNDEVVAPGAGFDLHTHQESEIVTWVVAGTLVHRDSAGHSGVLYPGLVQRMSAGTGVEHSERNDSWPDLPDAGTEPVRYVQMWLMPDRHGLAPSYAQADVRDRLAAGGLVPIASGVADVDAAVSVANSGATLFATRLRPGETVEVPASRFTHLFVVHGQVEVDGVGVEEIGVLDPGDALRGVDSASFPIRAGDDSDAEVLVWSMAAGLGA; encoded by the coding sequence ATGGTTTTCACCGTCTTCCGTGGCGACGATCGTCCGGTCACCGCCACCGACTGGCTGACCTCACGGCACTGCTTCTCCTTCGGCGACCACTACGACCCGTCGAACACGCACTTCGGCGCGCTGCTCGCCGTCAACGACGAGGTCGTCGCACCCGGCGCGGGCTTCGATCTCCACACCCATCAGGAGAGCGAGATCGTGACGTGGGTGGTCGCGGGGACGCTGGTCCACCGCGACTCGGCCGGGCACTCCGGTGTCCTGTACCCCGGCCTGGTACAGCGGATGAGCGCGGGCACCGGCGTCGAACACTCCGAGCGCAACGACTCATGGCCCGACCTGCCCGACGCCGGCACCGAGCCCGTCCGCTACGTCCAGATGTGGCTGATGCCCGACCGCCACGGCCTCGCGCCGTCGTACGCGCAGGCCGATGTCCGCGACCGACTCGCCGCGGGCGGACTCGTACCGATCGCGTCGGGCGTCGCCGATGTCGACGCCGCGGTCTCCGTCGCCAACTCGGGCGCCACCCTGTTCGCGACGCGACTCCGCCCCGGCGAGACCGTCGAGGTGCCCGCTTCCCGGTTCACCCACCTGTTCGTCGTGCACGGACAGGTCGAGGTCGACGGGGTCGGCGTCGAGGAGATCGGCGTTCTGGACCCGGGTGACGCCCTCCGAGGCGTCGACTCCGCGTCGTTCCCGATCCGCGCCGGCGACGACTCCGACGCCGAGGTGCTGGTGTGGTCGATGGCCGCCGGGCTGGGTGCGTAG
- a CDS encoding TetR/AcrR family transcriptional regulator, with translation MRTHGWAGATPPTDDDEASKRIVVAAGELMDAGAGGVNIRQVAQRLGVARQTVYRYFPDTKALLSATAQHATDEFLADLARSLQGLTDPADAIVEAIALTFERLRQHRRFGLLFAEAEHGRFTAEVTSPQAIAMGRVIVEHLDVDWAAHGWVEDDMDELVEVMLRFVQSLLVDPRELTRTPVELREFLHRWIGVAIAAKSINP, from the coding sequence ATGCGCACCCACGGCTGGGCCGGGGCCACCCCTCCGACCGACGATGACGAAGCGAGCAAGCGCATAGTCGTTGCGGCCGGCGAGCTGATGGACGCCGGAGCCGGTGGCGTCAACATCCGTCAGGTCGCTCAGCGGCTCGGGGTGGCCCGTCAGACCGTCTATCGCTACTTCCCGGACACGAAAGCCCTGCTGTCGGCGACGGCGCAGCACGCGACCGACGAATTCCTGGCGGATCTGGCTCGGTCGCTACAGGGGTTGACCGACCCGGCGGATGCGATCGTCGAAGCCATCGCCCTGACCTTCGAACGGCTGCGACAACACCGGCGATTCGGCCTGCTCTTCGCCGAGGCAGAGCACGGCCGTTTCACTGCCGAGGTCACGTCACCCCAGGCGATCGCGATGGGTCGGGTGATCGTCGAACATCTCGATGTCGACTGGGCTGCCCACGGGTGGGTCGAGGACGACATGGACGAGCTCGTCGAGGTGATGTTGCGGTTCGTCCAGTCACTGCTCGTGGATCCGCGCGAACTCACACGCACCCCGGTTGAGTTGCGGGAATTCCTGCACCGCTGGATAGGTGTGGCCATCGCGGCCAAGAGCATCAACCCCTGA
- a CDS encoding aromatic ring-hydroxylating oxygenase subunit alpha: MDIPETTPSTSSYGADLTRRALDLAMSSSTDMAESTLRVPLDYYRDDKLAELEQTRLLRETPLALLASAQIPNNDDYVVRTVLDDSLLITRDRDGQTHVFLNYCRHRGAMPACGAGNARRFTCPYHAWVYDNTGKLRGVPGKAGFDDLDRSDYGLVELPSEERHGFIWAVLTADAPLDLDAHLGSFDDELARWRYQDFQYHDERHLESTVSWKGALEAFAEGYHFPFVHGNSVIGQNTIANTHVYDEYGPHHRIGFPFNWIRDLADKEPDATWDDPSAYMGLIYWIYPNLILANSPVGVEVIDILPAGSATRCTVRHSWMAKYPADTPEQTEMYAGIFAQVHAAVRDEDFAMLPQCGEGVRRGQHEHMVIGRNEIGVQHMVRVMAGHLGIALG; encoded by the coding sequence ATCGACATCCCCGAAACCACTCCCTCGACCAGCTCGTACGGTGCCGATCTCACTCGTCGAGCACTGGATCTCGCGATGTCCAGCAGCACCGACATGGCCGAGTCGACTCTCCGCGTACCGCTGGACTACTACCGCGACGACAAACTCGCCGAACTCGAACAGACTCGACTGCTGCGCGAGACGCCGCTGGCGCTGCTGGCCTCGGCGCAGATCCCGAACAACGATGACTACGTCGTACGAACGGTGCTCGACGACTCGTTGCTCATCACCCGTGATCGAGACGGGCAGACCCACGTCTTCCTGAACTACTGCCGTCATCGCGGTGCGATGCCGGCCTGTGGCGCGGGCAACGCCCGACGCTTCACGTGTCCGTATCACGCGTGGGTCTATGACAACACCGGCAAACTCCGCGGGGTCCCCGGCAAAGCCGGATTCGACGATCTCGACCGCTCCGACTACGGACTGGTCGAACTGCCGAGCGAGGAACGGCACGGATTCATCTGGGCCGTCCTCACCGCCGATGCGCCGCTCGACCTGGACGCCCACCTGGGCAGTTTCGACGACGAGCTCGCCCGTTGGAGGTATCAGGACTTCCAGTACCACGACGAGCGACATCTCGAATCGACGGTGAGCTGGAAAGGCGCCCTGGAGGCTTTCGCCGAGGGTTACCACTTCCCGTTCGTCCACGGCAACAGCGTGATCGGTCAGAACACGATCGCGAACACGCACGTCTACGACGAGTACGGGCCACACCATCGGATCGGGTTCCCGTTCAACTGGATTCGCGACCTCGCGGACAAAGAGCCCGACGCCACCTGGGACGATCCGAGCGCCTACATGGGCCTCATCTATTGGATCTACCCGAATCTCATCCTCGCCAACAGTCCGGTGGGGGTCGAGGTCATCGACATCCTCCCTGCCGGTTCGGCGACCCGCTGCACCGTGCGCCACAGCTGGATGGCCAAGTACCCGGCCGACACTCCGGAACAGACCGAGATGTATGCCGGCATCTTCGCCCAGGTACACGCGGCGGTCCGCGACGAGGATTTCGCGATGCTGCCACAGTGCGGCGAAGGTGTGCGACGCGGCCAGCACGAACACATGGTCATCGGGCGCAACGAGATCGGGGTGCAGCACATGGTCCGGGTGATGGCCGGACATCTCGGCATCGCGCTCGGATGA